The Malaclemys terrapin pileata isolate rMalTer1 chromosome 24, rMalTer1.hap1, whole genome shotgun sequence genome contains a region encoding:
- the LOC128828764 gene encoding uncharacterized protein LOC128828764 isoform X1, with translation MELTSINGDKIYHCFEEVTIVAFLLEPVGEETPAARTGSESSLARFFHHIAPLGLFSSLARLLHQLSAWGSSSIPVENIGSQDDRAPSPDRPVRHAKKRLGRLAHLLFTIIPARFQRALGYLPADCMGQSGIPEEIQKSPVRPSGKGSKRKQDDVALEEQQSWVEILQQELPEDDEAEDSTYEPTRSETDSEEYRSQNETETDLEFEEKDGVLVLKELQSLQLHSELPDCVPWTLQGTLTGENMPAAASGGGGDALEQPAAASGGGGDALEQPAAASGGGGDALEQPAAASGGDWVEVIG, from the exons GAGACGCCAGCTGCCCGGACAGGCTCTGAATCTTCACTGGCCAGGTTCTTCCACCACATTGCTCCGCTGGGGCTCTTCAGTTCCCTG GCCCGGCTCCTCCACCAGCTGTCGGCCTGGGGCAGCTCCTCCATCCCTGTGGAGAACATTGGCAGCCAGGATGATCGCGCCCCTTCCCCTGACAGACCCGTGCGGCACGCCAAGAAGCGTCTCGGCAGACTGGCACACCTCCTGTTCACCATCATCCCCGCCAGGTTCCAGCGTGCCCTCGGCTACCTGCCGGCAGACTGCATGGGTCAGAGTGGGATCCCTGAGG AGATCCAAAAAAGTCCAGTCAGGCCCTCCGGCAAAGGGAGCAAAAGGAAACAAGATGATGTCGCTCTGGAGGAGCAGCAGTCCTGGGTGGAGATCTTGCAGCAAGAGCTGCCCGAGGACGATGAGGCCGAAGACTCTACCTATGAG CCAACGCGATCAGAGACGGACAGCGAGGAGTACAGGTCCCAAAACGAGACCGAGACCGACCTGGAGTTTGAAGAGAAAGACGGGGTCCTGGTGCTGAAGGAATTGCAGAGTCTGCAG CTCCACTCTGAACTGCCCGACTGTGTGCCCTGGACTCTGCAGGGGACTCTGACTGGCGAGAACATGCCGGCTGCAGCGAGCGGCGGTGGTGGGGACGCCCTGGAGCAGCCGGCTGCAGCGAGCGGCGGTGGTGGGGACGCCCTGGAGCAGCCGGCTGCAGCGAGCGGCGGTGGTGGGGACGCCCTGGAGCAGCCGGCTGCAGCGAGCGGCGGTGACTGGGTTGAAGTGATTG GATAA
- the LOC128828764 gene encoding uncharacterized protein LOC128828764 isoform X2, producing MQQQTELMAPQAGPEKRELSQETPAARTGSESSLARFFHHIAPLGLFSSLARLLHQLSAWGSSSIPVENIGSQDDRAPSPDRPVRHAKKRLGRLAHLLFTIIPARFQRALGYLPADCMGQSGIPEEIQKSPVRPSGKGSKRKQDDVALEEQQSWVEILQQELPEDDEAEDSTYEPTRSETDSEEYRSQNETETDLEFEEKDGVLVLKELQSLQLHSELPDCVPWTLQGTLTGENMPAAASGGGGDALEQPAAASGGGGDALEQPAAASGGGGDALEQPAAASGGDWVEVIG from the exons ATGCAGCAGCAAACTGAGCTCATGGCCCCGCAGGCTGGCCCGGAGaaaagagagctctcccag GAGACGCCAGCTGCCCGGACAGGCTCTGAATCTTCACTGGCCAGGTTCTTCCACCACATTGCTCCGCTGGGGCTCTTCAGTTCCCTG GCCCGGCTCCTCCACCAGCTGTCGGCCTGGGGCAGCTCCTCCATCCCTGTGGAGAACATTGGCAGCCAGGATGATCGCGCCCCTTCCCCTGACAGACCCGTGCGGCACGCCAAGAAGCGTCTCGGCAGACTGGCACACCTCCTGTTCACCATCATCCCCGCCAGGTTCCAGCGTGCCCTCGGCTACCTGCCGGCAGACTGCATGGGTCAGAGTGGGATCCCTGAGG AGATCCAAAAAAGTCCAGTCAGGCCCTCCGGCAAAGGGAGCAAAAGGAAACAAGATGATGTCGCTCTGGAGGAGCAGCAGTCCTGGGTGGAGATCTTGCAGCAAGAGCTGCCCGAGGACGATGAGGCCGAAGACTCTACCTATGAG CCAACGCGATCAGAGACGGACAGCGAGGAGTACAGGTCCCAAAACGAGACCGAGACCGACCTGGAGTTTGAAGAGAAAGACGGGGTCCTGGTGCTGAAGGAATTGCAGAGTCTGCAG CTCCACTCTGAACTGCCCGACTGTGTGCCCTGGACTCTGCAGGGGACTCTGACTGGCGAGAACATGCCGGCTGCAGCGAGCGGCGGTGGTGGGGACGCCCTGGAGCAGCCGGCTGCAGCGAGCGGCGGTGGTGGGGACGCCCTGGAGCAGCCGGCTGCAGCGAGCGGCGGTGGTGGGGACGCCCTGGAGCAGCCGGCTGCAGCGAGCGGCGGTGACTGGGTTGAAGTGATTG GATAA